Part of the Candidatus Dependentiae bacterium genome is shown below.
ATTTTGACTTAAAACAACTGGAATTAATTTTTGCCAAAACCAGTAATTTTTATTCACAGGAAAATTTACAAAATCATAGACTTGAATTATTTACGAATTTTAATGAAATTGATTTTTATAATGATTCCAAATCTACCGTTTATCAATCAACTATGGAAGCTGTAGCTAAATTATCAAGAAATGAAAAACCGATAATTTTAATTTTGGGTGGATTATCAAAGGGTGTAGATCGAACTCCATTAGTAGAATTTTTGAAAAAAATAAAAAATATAAAAGCTGTTTTTTGTTTTGGTAAAGATTGTGCAAACTTTTCTTGTTATAGTTGCTATCCAACATTGGAAACTGTTATTAAAGCTGTTTTTGATATTGTAAAACCCGGAGATCAGGTTTTATTTTCACCTACCGGTTCCAGTTATGATTTATTTAAAGATTATAAGCACAGGGGAGATTCCTTTAAAAATTTGATTTTAAGTAAAAAGGGGTAAAAATATTTATGGAATACGATCATAACGAAGTAAAAAAAGATTTGAGATTCCTGTTAATTATAGTTTTGGCATTGACTTTAATAGGTTTTATTTTTATATATTCTTCCAGCTCCGTATATGCTTTTGAAAAATTTGGATCTTCATTTTATTTTATTAAAAAACAATTATTGTATTTGGTTCCGGCTATAATAAGTTTTTTTATTTTTGCCGCTGTGCCGCAAAATAGTTTAAAAAAATTTACGCCGTTATTATTTTTCTTATCATTGATTCTAACTACATTAACTTTGGTTTCAAATATGGGGCTTAAGTTGCATGGTTCATCCAGATGGTTGATTTTGGGAAATTTTAGTTTGCAACCAAGTGAATTTTTAAAATTATTTTTATTTTTATATATAGGGTATTTTATAGAAAAAAAGAAAAAAAAGGTAAAATCTTTAGTTCATAGTTATTTGCCGTTTTTAATAATTTTGGGTATTACTTTTTTAATTTTATTAAAACAACCGGATTTTGGATCGGTTATAACAATATTTTCTACAGCTTTGGTTTTGTTTTTTATAGCAAATTTTAATATGATACATCTATTTTCTACGGTTTTATTATCAATTCCTGCAATTATTTATTTAATTTATTCAAAATCATATAGGTTAAATAGAATTTTAATCTTTTTAAATCCGTGGGCCGATCCTAAAGGTAGTGGTTTTCAAATTATTCAATCACTTATAGCTATAGGATGTGGTAAATTTTGGGGCGTTGGAATTTCCAATTCTTCTCAAAAGTTTTTCTATCTTCCCATGCAACATACCGATTTCATCTTTCCAATTATTGCCGAAGAAGTTGGGTTTGTAGGTTCTTTGGTTATAATCGCTTTATATTTAATGTTTTTATATTTTGGCGTTCGAATAGCGTTAAAATTAGAATCTGATTTTGCTTTTTTTACCACCATTGGATTTGTAGTTCTTATAACCATTCAAGCTGTTATAAATTTGATGGTTTCTTGCGGTCTTTTACCCACAAAAGGGCTTGGATTACCATTTATTAGTTATGGTGGAAGTTCTCTGGTTGCAATCTTTTGTATGCTTGGTATAATTGCAAACTTTTCAAATAGAAATTAAATTATTGCTCGAATCGTTTGATTTAATAGTATTTTATCATTTTTTTGGTATTAAGTACCTGTCGGTTGTTCGATATTTTAAGTCTAGTATTCTTTTAATAGTTAAATTGAAACTTGTATTGTTTTAATACTTTATAAGTTTTGGTTTTAAAATGTGTGGTTATTTTTAGTGAATTTATAATATTGGAGGTTTTCTTATGAAAAAATCACTAAGTATACTTTTATTAATATTTGCGCTTAGTTCAAACCAAAATTCATATGCTATGAAAGTTGTATCGGAACAAAAGAATGAGCAACCCGATTTATTAAAATCAATTTGGAATGGATCGGTAGCCGGTTTTAAACTTGTTGGTAGAGGTGTGGCGGCTGTAGATAATGGACTTACTACTGTAAATAATAAGATTGATACAACAGTTAAATTTGTTAAAGATACACCTAAAAAAATTAATAATTATCTTTGGACAAAAAGATATTTGGCTTCCGCTATTCCGGCGGCTGTTATTGGCGGTGGACTTTTGTACGGAATATATTCTATTTTTCCAGGATCTTCTACTAGTAATACAAGTTTGTTAAAATACTGGCCTGCAGTAGTTAAATTGGCATTTTCGGCATATCCGTTTGCAAAGATATATAAGGGCGTTTTAAATTATATTGAAAGAAAGCATAATGAAGGCTTGACCAACGATCCAGATCATCAGTTAGCTGAAGCAAGAAAAAAACTTCGTAGCGGCAAAACACAGTTAGTTGGATTACAAATTGGAAACGTTAATCAGGCTGGTAATAATTATAACAATAAGAAACGTGAATTGGCTGAACTTGAAAAAGTTACAAAAACGCTTGATTCAGAAGTTAATAAAAAAACTATAAAACCAACATCTGAATATGTATCGGATTTAAAGAAAGTGACCGGAGCAAATACAGTAACGGTTAACTATTAATCTGATGTTTTAAAATAAACAAGAATGGCACGGGAAACCGTGCCTTTTTTGTTTGACAAATTTATCGATGCTGACATAATAAATCTCTTAAAAAGTTATATAACTATATTTGGGGCCAAGATCTTTTAGGGATTTATTATAAGATGATTAATTTTAAAAAAATATTTTTTTATTTCTTAATATTCATATCTTTTATAGAAAACATTTCTTTTGCCAAAAGTCCTGAAAATAGAAATTGTGTAAAAATAATTACAGCTGTAAGCGAAAGTAATGGCATAACCCGTTTAGCGCAGGAGCAGCAACCAAATGACACTGCGGCTTTAGATAAATTTTTGGAGCAATTTGATAATCTTGATTCAAACGAGTTTGACCCAAGTGAAATTCAAGATGATATTTTAAATAATCTTGGTAAAGAGCCGGAAAATAGTGACAATAATAACAGCGATATTTTGTCTTCAAATATGGATTTGGTAAATTTTTTCAAAAATCCTGCAGCCATGGCAGATCAATTTACCGATGAACTTAAGACTGAAGTAATGTCGACATGGCAACTTAGCGGTAATGTGATGGTTAGAATATTTAATTTAAATCCATTATTTCCAATAATTGGTTTATTAAAGGATTTAAAGCTTGTAATTCAAACTGAAGTCTTTGTAAGTGTTGCTGATAAAATTCAAGAAATAATTTTAGACCAAGCTTTTATTTTAAAAATTCAGAATAATCAATTGGACGATGCAACTAAAAAAGAGCTTAAAAATATTTTAGAATCTTTAGAAAATCTTTTGCCTGATATTAAAAATAAATTGAAAAAAGATAACTTAACTAAATTTAATAGTTTAAAAGAAATCGTAAAACTATTATCATTAGGTAAATTTCCTGAAATGTTTGACGCATTGGCTTTGTATATTAAAAATGAAAATCTAAGATTTAAAGTTGCTTTTAAAAAGGTTGTTTCGAATCTTGATAAGTTCATAAAATCAAATAAGTTGGATAAAGAAAAAGTTGAAGCGGCAATTTATTGGAAAGATCAGATATTTGAAGAGTTTAAGCCATTTGTTTTTGCAATAGACAATAAAGGTAATTTTGATTCAACTTCGTTTATGTTGGCTCAAGCCGGACCTGTAGGCGTTGCTGCAAATAAAATTTTACACGGTGCCGATGATGTTGCAAAATTTGCTCCTGCCATACTATTTTCATATGGATTTTATAAAAAGTTTTTAAATTATTATTTGCAAGATAATAAAGATAATAAAAAATATTTATTTAAATTACTTTTAGGCGATAGTGCAATAAGTTCACTTTTTTTCCCGGTATATCTTTTAAAAATAATTTCTGATGTTAGAACAGGAAAAATTGATGTTGCCAATGCATTTAAAAAAATACAATCCGATGCATTTGGGTTTTATCTTGACCCAAATTTTTTAGTTGATAAACAAAATTGGTTTATGCGAACTTTTTTCCGGGTTGGCTCTGCATATGTTTATTCTAAATATCCCAATTTAGTTTTCACATTACTTGATGATGACAAGTTTAATTTTAATTTTCCAAAAAATTCTACACACATGAAAAGTGCTGTTTGGTTTTCCATAAAAGATGGTTATATCTCTTTTGCAGATTATCTTGAACATCAAGTTTATTCTAAAGTTGACTATAAAACTTTAGAGGCAATAGAAAATAAAACACTTGGACTTATTAGTCCTAAATTAATCAGATTTGCAGTTAATACATTTGCTCCAATAGGTGTGGCTAAAGCCTTTGAAAATAATAATTTGAAAAAAGTGGCAAATATAGATAAAAATACGGTTTTTGGTCAGGAATATATACCATTAATAGATAAAGAATGGCAATTGAGTAGATACTTTTTTAACCCCATTGGAACAGGATTGGATTTTTTGAGTGGATCGGATTCGATTTACTATATTGGCAATACAAATTATGCAAAAATTACAGATAAAGAATATTGGACAAATAGATGCATGGGATACGTTTCGGTAAATATTGGTTCATATATTGGTAAAAGAATAGCTCTTGGTCTTAAAAAACAATTTAATTATATCTTATCAAGACTTGCTTTAGTATTGGCTGATGCTTTGATACATGATGTATTTGATTCAAATATTAAAAATATATTGGAGACTGAAGAACTTATTGGAAAATCCGAGTTTAAAAATTTAAGCAAACCGGATCAAAAATTATTTATAATGAAAAGTATGGTAAAAGATAATGTGCCATATCTTTTTATGAAAAATGATTTGCCTGGTGGCGACCAAATGCAACAATACTTTTTTGCATCACTTGTAAAATCCGGAACTTTTACCGAATTAGAGTTGGCTCAATTTGAAAAAGAATTTTTAAATAATGAAATTACAGATGAAAGATTAAGCTTTTTTTCAGATAGAATTATGGATTCGATTTCTTCAGCAATAGCAAAAAAATTTGGAGAAGTTTTTGGCGGAATTGCAGGCCGTAGCTTGGCTGAGAGAGCGTTTTATAAAGACGGAAAAAACATATTGCTAGCCCAATAAATTTCAAATAGAAAAGTCTTCTGGCGTTTGAGTAACATTCGTTTAATTGCGATAATAAAGTATTAAATGAAGGTTATAATTCAAAATTGCCGGGGGGGCTTTTTATGTTTTTTAAAAATACTAACAAGGTATTAATTATCTTTGTTGCCAA
Proteins encoded:
- the ftsW gene encoding putative lipid II flippase FtsW, with translation MEYDHNEVKKDLRFLLIIVLALTLIGFIFIYSSSSVYAFEKFGSSFYFIKKQLLYLVPAIISFFIFAAVPQNSLKKFTPLLFFLSLILTTLTLVSNMGLKLHGSSRWLILGNFSLQPSEFLKLFLFLYIGYFIEKKKKKVKSLVHSYLPFLIILGITFLILLKQPDFGSVITIFSTALVLFFIANFNMIHLFSTVLLSIPAIIYLIYSKSYRLNRILIFLNPWADPKGSGFQIIQSLIAIGCGKFWGVGISNSSQKFFYLPMQHTDFIFPIIAEEVGFVGSLVIIALYLMFLYFGVRIALKLESDFAFFTTIGFVVLITIQAVINLMVSCGLLPTKGLGLPFISYGGSSLVAIFCMLGIIANFSNRN